A single window of Anaerocolumna chitinilytica DNA harbors:
- a CDS encoding alpha/beta hydrolase, with protein MAEYIPKPTGEYQVGVYKMDIVDNNRKNTYNIPSENRKIAMWFFYPAVAEPGEKMHYGIKEDLEKLNIPWSNNFIECYENIEPAKGSFPTIIYSHGYGSNLYINTAFCADMASHGFIVVSISHPYEADVVYYQDGSVINFHKPFEKIADNLSIVESIRYIGLFLDFISSYKVLAMRQQRIIKKHIRKARDHITTWTQDNSFVLDKLIELNQDSDFFLKKRFDFTNGVGLAGHSFGGCAAVDSCYMDKRFCCVLNFDGQVFGACSLQDIERPYMRIGQALSKYTALTPIAYSTAAVYDIALKNVTHMGYTDWRYLPCDNKGMVGKLPNDILFEITTQLSQFFFNKHLYRKENAVFPEISRKYAKVEVLNCYK; from the coding sequence ATGGCAGAATACATTCCAAAACCTACTGGGGAATATCAGGTAGGTGTTTATAAAATGGATATAGTAGATAATAATAGAAAAAACACCTACAATATACCTTCTGAAAACCGAAAGATTGCCATGTGGTTTTTCTATCCGGCTGTTGCTGAACCTGGTGAGAAGATGCACTATGGTATAAAAGAAGATCTAGAGAAATTAAATATACCATGGTCGAACAATTTCATAGAATGTTATGAAAACATAGAACCAGCCAAGGGCAGCTTTCCAACAATTATTTACAGTCATGGATATGGTAGTAATTTATATATAAATACTGCGTTTTGTGCTGACATGGCATCTCATGGTTTTATTGTTGTCTCTATAAGTCATCCATATGAAGCAGATGTGGTTTATTATCAAGATGGAAGTGTAATTAATTTTCACAAACCTTTTGAAAAAATTGCAGACAATCTGAGCATAGTTGAAAGTATAAGGTACATAGGCTTGTTTTTAGACTTTATCTCATCGTATAAAGTTTTAGCAATGCGGCAGCAGCGCATTATCAAGAAGCATATAAGGAAAGCAAGAGACCACATCACAACATGGACACAGGATAACAGTTTTGTTTTGGATAAACTAATTGAGTTAAACCAAGATAGTGATTTCTTTTTAAAGAAACGGTTTGACTTTACAAACGGAGTTGGTTTAGCAGGTCATTCTTTTGGTGGATGTGCTGCGGTGGACAGTTGTTACATGGATAAGAGATTTTGCTGTGTATTGAATTTTGATGGTCAGGTTTTTGGTGCATGCAGTTTGCAGGATATAGAGCGGCCATATATGAGAATAGGACAAGCGTTATCGAAATATACGGCATTAACTCCAATTGCTTACAGTACAGCGGCTGTTTATGATATAGCTTTAAAGAACGTGACTCATATGGGCTACACTGATTGGAGGTATCTGCCTTGTGATAATAAAGGGATGGTCGGCAAATTACCAAATGATATTCTATTTGAAATAACCACACAGCTTTCGCAATTTTTCTTTAATAAACACTTGTACAGGAAAGAGAATGCTGTTTTCCCTGAAATTAGCAGAAAATATGCTAAGGTTGAAGTATTGAATTGTTATAAATAA
- a CDS encoding helix-turn-helix transcriptional regulator has product MQIVRNNKTYTITDNDLFIINSGDIHLTRSLGHVEVLCLLIPYELITKSISEDKSIRFREYFSHDELYEDPVFKSMLHQLISMRALYEQRPKGFQFLFISSLNLFLYILYNNYVVSQNIEIDKITKHLPRLKELLDYVEMNYSERISLKDAASFVALNPEYFCRTFKKLTGFTFIEYVNLVRLAHIHKDILDTDDSITAIQERHGFTNNKVFSRMFKETYGCTPSKLRG; this is encoded by the coding sequence ATGCAGATAGTTCGTAATAACAAGACCTATACCATCACTGACAATGATTTATTCATAATCAATTCCGGTGATATTCATTTGACTCGAAGTCTTGGGCACGTTGAAGTTCTATGTCTTCTAATACCTTATGAGCTCATTACCAAATCAATTTCAGAGGACAAGTCGATTAGATTCAGAGAGTATTTCTCCCACGATGAATTGTATGAAGATCCAGTATTTAAAAGTATGTTACATCAACTGATTTCTATGAGAGCGCTTTACGAGCAACGCCCAAAGGGATTCCAATTCCTTTTTATCAGTAGTCTTAATCTCTTTCTCTATATACTTTACAATAATTATGTAGTATCCCAAAATATCGAAATTGATAAAATTACAAAGCATCTGCCACGCTTAAAGGAACTGCTGGATTATGTGGAAATGAATTACAGCGAACGTATAAGTTTGAAGGACGCAGCCTCTTTTGTAGCATTGAATCCTGAGTATTTTTGCAGGACTTTTAAAAAACTTACCGGTTTCACTTTTATAGAATATGTCAACCTGGTGAGACTTGCTCATATTCACAAGGACATTTTAGATACCGATGATAGCATCACGGCTATTCAAGAACGTCATGGTTTTACAAATAATAAGGTCTTCAGTCGAATGTTTAAGGAAACATACGGATGTACACCATCCAAGCTTAGAGGTTAA